A single Parabacteroides timonensis DNA region contains:
- a CDS encoding ABC transporter permease has protein sequence MKTILRNFINTLCRFKMASFLNVVGLTVALTAFLVIMMQVQYEQTFDQCYPTASRICRVDMNRGEGDIYASVIPQALANAAFTSSPHIEGYTLLNSFGYKTYVIVGEGNDERGFKELFIPCYSDFPKVFEPTLVEGVATCLEDPEKVMIPESMAKRMFGEELAIGKSIRSKDNVSYVDEMNFTVGAVYKDFPENSQMENGIYVRMNDYYKDDWLSQNFMGYLLLDSPESRQVVEDNFNSTFDFAKYNVNKATRLQLIPITDIYYMPGQLDDFIKTGNIGTIRLLVLIALLIIIIAGINFMNFSTSLAPIRIKSINTQKVLGSSTASLRANLVAEAVSICVFACLLAFFLTWVLNRTGVLSFVEADTNLLHYMPLLFMMLGVSVLLGVVAGLYPAWYMTSFQPALVLKGSFGLSVSGRKLRTALIGFQYVVSIGLIIGSSFIQIQNNYMRSYNLGFDKDQIAMVTLSLDIVKKSSDQLINRLKEYPGIEDVGFANTVVGASDVYSANDFYYNHQRFNSEIIDVSWNFLSIMGIPVINGRDFSRSDAQKDSAYACIFTKRVLDIVPDMEPGHSLEKSWMGTGNVVGFIDNIKVSSLRSVNRPLLFRLSARYSTLPVSYIRMKVGTNVEEAVDHIHRVIADIDPAYPFEVKFYDTVFNDLYHKEQYLKKMITLFSLLAIILSIVGVFGLVVFDTQYRRKEIGVRKVFGATVQEILNMFNKVYLKVVCICFVIAIPFAYYGVHKWLESFSDKTPIYWWVFALAFVIVAAITMLTVTFQNWKAANENPVNSVKSE, from the coding sequence ATGAAAACAATATTACGAAATTTTATAAACACATTATGCCGTTTCAAAATGGCGTCTTTTCTGAATGTGGTAGGGTTAACTGTTGCTTTGACTGCTTTTCTGGTGATTATGATGCAGGTTCAATATGAACAGACTTTCGACCAGTGTTATCCGACTGCATCTCGTATTTGCCGGGTAGATATGAATCGTGGTGAAGGAGATATTTATGCATCGGTGATCCCTCAGGCGTTGGCGAATGCCGCTTTTACTTCATCACCGCATATTGAAGGTTATACCTTGCTGAATTCTTTTGGCTATAAAACTTATGTGATCGTAGGGGAGGGAAATGATGAAAGAGGTTTTAAAGAACTGTTTATTCCTTGTTATTCGGATTTCCCAAAAGTATTCGAACCAACTTTAGTTGAAGGTGTTGCAACCTGTCTGGAAGATCCGGAAAAGGTTATGATACCCGAAAGTATGGCTAAGCGAATGTTTGGGGAGGAATTAGCTATAGGCAAAAGTATTCGTTCGAAAGATAATGTATCTTATGTAGATGAAATGAATTTTACTGTCGGGGCAGTTTATAAAGATTTTCCGGAGAACTCACAGATGGAAAACGGAATTTATGTCCGTATGAATGATTACTACAAAGATGACTGGCTCTCTCAGAATTTTATGGGATACTTATTGCTTGATTCGCCTGAATCTCGCCAGGTGGTAGAGGATAACTTCAATAGCACATTCGATTTTGCTAAATATAATGTTAATAAGGCAACCCGCTTGCAGTTGATACCCATTACTGACATTTATTATATGCCCGGTCAGTTGGATGATTTTATTAAAACGGGAAATATAGGTACGATACGGTTATTGGTATTGATCGCTTTGCTGATCATCATTATAGCCGGTATCAATTTTATGAACTTTAGTACATCACTGGCTCCAATACGGATAAAAAGCATTAATACACAAAAAGTATTGGGTAGTTCGACTGCAAGCCTGCGGGCGAATTTGGTTGCTGAGGCGGTATCTATTTGTGTATTTGCTTGCCTGTTGGCTTTTTTTCTCACCTGGGTATTGAACAGGACGGGAGTTTTGTCATTTGTCGAAGCAGATACGAATCTGTTGCATTATATGCCTTTGTTGTTTATGATGTTGGGTGTTTCTGTTTTATTGGGGGTGGTGGCTGGTTTGTATCCAGCATGGTATATGACTTCTTTCCAGCCGGCATTGGTATTGAAGGGAAGTTTCGGCCTTTCTGTTTCAGGACGGAAGTTGCGTACAGCCCTGATTGGTTTTCAATATGTTGTTTCCATCGGTTTGATCATCGGTTCTTCCTTCATACAGATACAAAATAATTATATGCGTTCTTACAATCTGGGATTCGATAAAGACCAGATTGCAATGGTAACATTGAGCCTGGATATAGTCAAAAAATCCAGCGATCAGTTGATAAATAGGCTTAAAGAATATCCCGGTATCGAGGATGTTGGTTTTGCCAATACCGTGGTCGGAGCTTCAGATGTTTATTCGGCCAATGATTTCTATTACAATCATCAACGTTTTAATTCTGAAATTATCGATGTCTCATGGAACTTCCTGAGTATAATGGGGATTCCCGTTATTAACGGACGTGACTTTAGCCGTTCGGATGCACAAAAAGATTCTGCTTATGCTTGTATCTTCACCAAACGAGTGCTGGATATTGTTCCTGATATGGAGCCGGGTCATTCGCTGGAAAAAAGTTGGATGGGTACAGGTAATGTAGTCGGCTTCATCGATAATATAAAGGTTTCTTCTCTTCGTTCGGTAAACAGACCGTTACTATTTAGGCTTAGTGCAAGATATTCTACGTTGCCTGTTTCATATATACGAATGAAAGTCGGAACAAATGTAGAAGAGGCGGTCGACCATATTCACCGGGTAATTGCCGATATTGATCCTGCTTATCCTTTTGAGGTTAAGTTTTACGATACGGTATTCAATGACCTCTATCATAAAGAACAATATCTGAAAAAGATGATAACCTTGTTCAGCTTACTGGCTATTATTTTGTCGATTGTGGGTGTATTCGGGTTGGTAGTTTTTGATACACAGTATAGACGTAAAGAGATCGGTGTACGTAAAGTGTTCGGTGCAACGGTACAGGAGATATTGAATATGTTTAATAAAGTTTACCTGAAAGTTGTCTGTATCTGTTTCGTCATAGCCATTCCGTTTGCTTATTACGGAGTACATAAATGGCTGGAAAGCTTTTCCGACAAGACACCGATCTACTGGTGGGTCTTTGCCCTGGCTTTTGTTATTGTGGCAGCGATCACCATGCTGACGGTCACTTTCCAGAACTGGAAAGCGGCGAATGAGAATCCGGTGAACAGTGTAAAGAGTGAATAA
- a CDS encoding ABC transporter permease — protein MSNILNFKSFLKFLSKNKAYTAIDVFGLSISLMFVILITVYTVQELATDKFHEKGDRIYVIGNENGPMTAVPVPYRLQDRYPEIEKVCPVIARNFENSQVFYGDKKLKASLMCVDSTFFDFFSFKLLDGDRNLALQDRYNAVVSQTFANKMFGQDDPMGKSIRISDSTSVIVTGVIEDIRKSVLPSSDILIRIERAGEFNGGLTKTTDNNAGATVGFLMMHEGADLRDKIDDIHTYFKESFWPYNIDVWKEVTITPLNDLYFTSFQWSTLQHGDRNFVLVLMSVGILILIFAIFNYINLTVAQAGQRAKEMATRRLLGSTRGELFLRLMLESLFLTLLSFGFGLLLAMAAVPYADGLLNTHLYLTDLCTPGWIGVAAGVILLIGFLAGLLPAVLISSSKPIEVVRGTFRRQTKMVFSKCFITFQNIITIATLAAALVMGLQIYHMIKAPLGYNTNNILVAENQFRSDSERTMAVDKLRQLTCVKSIGFSNGTPFSGTNNLTGVYEGKSLSFQQMVLDSAAFKMLGLEIKHDNQVASTNNWSWYLSERAFRDMEIPEDAKSFNIKNNDPAPILGVLKDFHLRRITDESSPIMLRFKDFNEPNSWPWNILVEVEGNTYKAYNEVREVIEDVTKVEFEGKYLDDEIQESFDSQIRLVKIVSIFAGIAILISLLGLLAMSTYFIQQRSQEVAVRKVFGSDNKAILVRLVSTFLNYVVIAFFIATPIIWYVMRLWLSDYSYRISLNPLIFIASGAFCLLISFAAVFVQSYYAANANPVDSIANK, from the coding sequence ATGAGTAATATATTGAATTTTAAATCTTTTCTCAAGTTCTTGAGTAAAAATAAAGCATATACCGCGATCGATGTTTTTGGATTATCGATATCATTGATGTTCGTAATCCTGATCACTGTATATACGGTACAAGAGCTTGCCACCGATAAATTCCATGAAAAGGGAGATCGCATTTATGTTATAGGAAATGAGAATGGGCCGATGACGGCCGTACCTGTACCTTATCGGTTACAGGATCGTTATCCCGAGATAGAGAAAGTTTGTCCTGTTATTGCACGTAATTTTGAAAACTCCCAGGTTTTCTATGGAGATAAGAAACTGAAAGCTTCTTTGATGTGCGTCGATTCTACTTTTTTTGATTTCTTTTCTTTCAAGTTACTGGACGGAGATCGTAACCTGGCATTGCAGGATCGCTATAATGCTGTTGTCTCCCAAACATTTGCTAATAAGATGTTCGGGCAAGATGACCCGATGGGGAAAAGTATCCGTATCAGCGACTCCACCTCTGTGATCGTCACAGGTGTGATAGAGGATATACGTAAGTCGGTTCTGCCTTCCAGCGATATACTGATCCGTATAGAACGTGCCGGTGAGTTTAACGGGGGATTGACAAAAACGACCGATAACAACGCCGGTGCTACTGTTGGTTTTCTGATGATGCATGAAGGTGCAGACCTGAGAGATAAGATTGACGATATTCATACTTATTTTAAGGAATCTTTCTGGCCTTATAATATAGATGTATGGAAAGAGGTGACGATAACACCGTTGAACGATTTATATTTTACTTCTTTCCAGTGGAGTACTTTGCAGCATGGCGACCGTAATTTCGTACTTGTACTTATGTCTGTCGGTATCCTGATCCTGATCTTTGCCATATTCAATTATATCAATCTGACGGTTGCACAGGCCGGGCAACGGGCGAAGGAGATGGCTACCCGTCGTTTGCTTGGTTCGACACGCGGAGAACTGTTTCTGCGTCTAATGCTTGAATCACTGTTTCTTACCCTGTTATCGTTCGGGTTTGGCCTGTTATTGGCTATGGCGGCGGTTCCTTATGCCGATGGTTTGTTGAACACGCATCTGTACCTGACAGATCTTTGTACACCGGGATGGATCGGGGTTGCGGCCGGAGTTATTTTATTGATAGGCTTTCTTGCCGGATTATTACCTGCTGTGCTTATCTCATCGTCGAAACCGATTGAAGTGGTACGCGGTACGTTTCGTCGGCAGACCAAGATGGTATTCAGTAAGTGTTTTATCACCTTCCAGAATATAATAACGATTGCTACGCTTGCGGCTGCCCTGGTAATGGGACTTCAGATCTATCATATGATAAAAGCTCCCCTGGGGTATAATACAAATAATATCCTGGTGGCTGAAAATCAGTTTCGCTCGGACAGTGAACGGACAATGGCGGTAGACAAACTGCGTCAGCTGACCTGCGTTAAGTCTATCGGGTTCAGTAATGGGACTCCTTTCAGCGGAACAAATAACCTGACGGGAGTATATGAAGGTAAATCGCTCAGTTTCCAGCAGATGGTTCTCGACAGTGCAGCGTTTAAGATGTTGGGGCTTGAAATTAAACATGATAACCAGGTTGCTTCTACAAATAATTGGAGTTGGTACCTGTCTGAACGAGCCTTCCGGGATATGGAAATACCGGAAGATGCTAAATCATTTAATATTAAGAATAATGATCCGGCTCCGATTTTGGGTGTATTGAAAGATTTCCATTTACGTCGTATCACCGACGAAAGTTCTCCGATCATGCTGCGTTTTAAAGATTTTAATGAGCCGAACAGCTGGCCCTGGAATATTCTGGTGGAAGTGGAAGGTAATACTTATAAGGCTTACAACGAAGTACGTGAAGTGATCGAGGATGTAACGAAGGTGGAGTTTGAAGGTAAATATCTGGATGACGAGATTCAGGAATCGTTCGACTCGCAGATACGTCTTGTTAAGATCGTTTCGATATTTGCAGGTATTGCCATCTTGATCTCTTTGTTGGGATTGTTGGCTATGTCTACCTATTTTATTCAGCAACGTTCGCAGGAAGTGGCTGTCCGCAAAGTGTTTGGGTCTGATAATAAGGCGATCCTGGTGCGGTTGGTCAGCACATTTCTGAATTATGTAGTGATTGCCTTCTTCATAGCTACGCCGATTATATGGTATGTGATGAGGCTATGGTTGTCGGATTATTCGTACAGGATCAGTTTGAATCCGCTTATCTTTATCGCATCCGGAGCTTTCTGCCTGTTGATCTCTTTTGCCGCTGTGTTTGTTCAGAGTTATTATGCGGCGAATGCGAATCCGGTGGATAGTATAGCTAATAAATAG
- a CDS encoding ABC transporter ATP-binding protein, which yields MIKIEGLSKHFRTEEVETIALNSISMEVKDGEFVAIMGPSGCGKSTLLNILGLLDNPTSGDYYLIDKEVGHLKEKERTQVRKGNIGFVFQSFNLIDELNVYENVELPLTYLKVKASERKQMVNDILKRMNISHRAAHFPQQLSGGQQQRVAIARAVVSNPKIILADEPTGNLDSKNGAEVMQLLTELNKEGTTIIMVTHSKHDASFAHRVINLFDGSIVSSVSEFI from the coding sequence ATGATCAAGATTGAAGGTTTAAGTAAGCATTTCCGTACAGAAGAAGTGGAAACAATTGCATTGAATAGTATATCGATGGAGGTGAAGGATGGCGAGTTTGTTGCTATTATGGGACCTTCCGGTTGCGGTAAATCTACCTTGTTGAATATCCTGGGACTATTGGATAATCCCACTTCGGGAGATTATTATCTGATCGATAAAGAAGTAGGGCACCTGAAAGAAAAAGAACGTACACAGGTTCGTAAAGGTAATATCGGCTTTGTATTCCAGAGTTTTAACCTGATCGACGAACTGAATGTTTACGAAAATGTAGAGTTGCCTTTAACTTATCTGAAAGTAAAAGCATCCGAACGTAAACAGATGGTGAACGATATCCTGAAACGTATGAACATCAGCCATCGTGCCGCCCACTTCCCCCAGCAGCTTTCCGGAGGTCAGCAACAGCGTGTGGCGATAGCCCGTGCCGTAGTTTCCAATCCGAAGATCATCCTCGCCGATGAACCGACAGGTAACCTGGATTCAAAAAACGGTGCTGAAGTAATGCAGCTATTAACGGAACTGAACAAAGAAGGAACGACCATCATTATGGTGACCCACTCCAAGCATGATGCCAGTTTTGCCCATCGTGTAATCAATCTGTTCGACGGTAGCATCGTATCCTCAGTGAGCGAATTTATTTAA
- a CDS encoding family 43 glycosylhydrolase: MRIILFLVLFLPLIGQAQRPRMMYGDTSRIGVPYSKDPHVVNFNGRYLMYFSIPPKQGVSGSGWNIGIADSKDLKNWTKVGEIIPTPGADYERKGLCAPGALVRDGKVHLFYQTYGNGKKDAICHAVSTDGIHFDRNPTNPIFRPTGGWNCGRAIDAEVCEFNGKYFLYFATRDKDFKIQMQGVATAPLDTDFNREDWTQACDKSILYPEYPWEGECIEAASIAKKDNKLYMFYAGAYNNAPQQIGVAVSEDGINWKRLSEEPFLRNGKPEEWNSSESGHPHIFTDLDGRTYLFYQGNNDHGKTWYLSNVEVFWKDGKPYMKE; this comes from the coding sequence ATGCGTATAATATTATTTCTTGTACTGTTTCTGCCGCTTATCGGTCAAGCTCAGCGCCCCCGTATGATGTATGGTGATACGTCTCGTATTGGAGTCCCTTATTCAAAGGATCCGCATGTTGTGAATTTTAATGGCAGGTATTTGATGTATTTCTCGATACCTCCAAAGCAAGGTGTATCAGGTTCTGGTTGGAATATCGGTATCGCAGATAGTAAAGATTTGAAAAACTGGACAAAAGTGGGTGAGATAATACCTACTCCAGGTGCTGATTATGAGAGGAAAGGACTTTGCGCCCCCGGTGCCTTGGTGCGTGACGGGAAGGTACATCTGTTCTACCAGACCTATGGAAATGGTAAAAAAGATGCCATTTGCCATGCTGTATCGACTGATGGAATTCATTTCGACCGTAATCCGACCAATCCGATTTTTCGTCCGACGGGTGGCTGGAACTGTGGACGGGCTATCGATGCAGAGGTCTGTGAGTTCAATGGAAAGTATTTCCTTTATTTTGCGACCCGTGATAAAGATTTCAAAATTCAGATGCAAGGTGTGGCAACAGCTCCTCTGGATACCGATTTTAACAGGGAAGACTGGACGCAGGCTTGTGACAAGTCGATCCTTTATCCTGAATATCCTTGGGAAGGGGAGTGTATTGAAGCTGCTTCAATTGCGAAGAAAGATAATAAACTTTATATGTTTTATGCCGGTGCTTACAATAATGCACCTCAGCAGATTGGTGTTGCAGTCAGTGAAGACGGTATAAACTGGAAACGTTTATCGGAAGAACCTTTCTTACGGAACGGGAAACCGGAAGAATGGAATTCGAGCGAATCAGGGCATCCACATATCTTTACAGATCTCGACGGACGTACTTATCTGTTTTATCAGGGTAATAACGATCATGGAAAAACCTGGTATCTCTCTAATGTCGAAGTGTTCTGGAAAGATGGGAAACCGTATATGAAAGAGTAG
- a CDS encoding RagB/SusD family nutrient uptake outer membrane protein, with protein sequence MKILNKILIGLLSLLCLSACDFLDETAYNKVTVGNFYTTKEGITNGVNGLYSTLRNMYINEYLIYVCEGPSDLWNAYNGGDQWRNWTIDATNGSVKSLWYNCYKSINQCNSVIESLEKNEIPGLNSDLRIRFQAEALFIRAHYYYHLVQQFGDIPMPLEPTNSVETAAYKTSADEVWEQIITDLTFAAKNLPEIYQASEFGHVTRYAAMHHLSRVYLTLNRNDNDLRNALSYAEQVINSGKYSLVKSHAELWDINNKNNSEVLFSVLYTQNAELNGNGNTAHMYFCSAYSEEHPAVKRVIEYGRPWSRERSTDYAINLFDESIDKRWEDCFISRWNVTENSVKEDIFSPFTKKMEEKEWTKGELAMIDPKRPWTREQVEAVWPVLVFQPEYMREQIDPQKDVQSEQNPNAEWPSNTRFTNYKMYAYLVKHLDPQRPEVNWTAGSRNVFVFRLADTYLLAAEAAFLSGNIQKAAAYMNEIRHRAAIPGYEADMEVKPSEITIDFILDERARELMGEMHRWYDLKRTGKLVERMNDPNISPATAGKFKDYHVLRPIPRDQLTNVSNPTEFTQNPGYGN encoded by the coding sequence ATGAAAATACTAAATAAAATACTAATAGGTTTGCTGTCCCTGTTATGTTTGTCGGCTTGCGACTTTTTAGATGAAACAGCTTATAACAAAGTGACTGTAGGTAATTTTTATACTACTAAGGAAGGAATAACCAATGGTGTGAACGGATTGTATTCCACTTTGAGAAATATGTATATCAATGAATACCTGATTTATGTATGCGAAGGCCCTTCTGATCTTTGGAATGCTTATAATGGTGGAGATCAGTGGCGAAACTGGACGATAGATGCTACTAATGGTAGTGTGAAGAGTCTTTGGTATAACTGTTATAAGTCAATCAATCAATGCAATTCGGTTATTGAAAGTCTTGAAAAAAATGAGATACCAGGATTAAATAGTGATTTGAGAATACGTTTTCAAGCTGAGGCCTTATTTATCAGGGCGCATTATTACTATCACCTGGTTCAGCAATTCGGAGATATACCTATGCCTTTGGAGCCGACTAATTCTGTTGAAACTGCAGCTTACAAAACAAGTGCGGATGAAGTATGGGAGCAGATTATTACTGATTTGACCTTTGCTGCAAAGAATTTACCGGAAATATATCAAGCTTCTGAATTTGGACACGTGACCCGATATGCAGCAATGCACCATTTGTCGAGAGTATATCTGACTTTAAATCGAAATGACAATGATTTGCGGAATGCTCTGAGTTATGCAGAACAAGTGATCAACTCTGGTAAGTATTCATTAGTTAAATCACATGCAGAATTGTGGGATATAAATAATAAAAATAATTCAGAAGTTCTTTTCTCTGTTTTATATACTCAAAATGCTGAGTTGAACGGGAATGGTAATACTGCTCATATGTATTTTTGTTCAGCTTATTCAGAAGAACATCCAGCTGTAAAACGCGTTATCGAATATGGCAGACCTTGGAGTCGCGAACGTTCAACTGATTACGCGATCAACCTGTTTGACGAATCGATTGATAAACGTTGGGAGGATTGCTTTATTTCCAGGTGGAACGTTACAGAGAATTCGGTAAAAGAAGATATCTTTAGTCCGTTTACAAAGAAGATGGAAGAGAAGGAATGGACAAAAGGTGAATTGGCTATGATTGATCCGAAGAGACCTTGGACAAGAGAACAGGTTGAAGCAGTTTGGCCTGTGTTAGTATTCCAACCGGAATATATGCGTGAACAGATTGATCCCCAAAAAGATGTCCAATCTGAGCAGAATCCGAATGCCGAGTGGCCCTCAAATACTCGTTTTACTAATTATAAGATGTATGCTTATCTGGTGAAACATTTGGATCCCCAGCGTCCGGAAGTGAATTGGACAGCTGGTTCACGGAACGTCTTTGTCTTTCGTTTGGCCGATACTTATTTGCTGGCAGCAGAAGCAGCTTTTTTATCTGGCAATATACAAAAAGCTGCTGCATATATGAATGAAATACGTCATCGTGCTGCTATCCCCGGATATGAAGCGGATATGGAAGTGAAGCCATCTGAAATAACGATCGATTTTATTTTGGATGAGAGAGCTCGTGAGTTGATGGGAGAAATGCATCGTTGGTATGATTTGAAACGAACAGGTAAATTGGTTGAACGCATGAATGATCCGAATATAAGTCCTGCAACAGCTGGCAAATTTAAGGATTATCATGTTTTGAGGCCGATACCTCGTGATCAACTCACTAATGTCTCGAATCCGACAGAGTTTACACAGAACCCTGGTTATGGTAATTGA